One region of Miscanthus floridulus cultivar M001 chromosome 19, ASM1932011v1, whole genome shotgun sequence genomic DNA includes:
- the LOC136526171 gene encoding uncharacterized protein yields MAEQLMVIVLVAQHRGRARDVPGAQHDVVERHQRLGNVWLSLKHVQPRAAEAALSSKRRDELGRPSGVAAWHWYCSAASLFTATILDTQADANEGATGEENLDAQADANEGAAGEENLDAQADANEDILGSGENLQPSDDTKNLYINEQSMLTIFDPRTWENLNNIKRDILIEREMDLQFPSDPSNRRFSYAYYSRKLTNGEVVGKKWLVYSKHVDKCGASDKLNIWNDLRIRLSKNKTIEDEMQQEIAKEKERWRQVLSLDLNIDDVRGQRYDNGSNMNGKHQGVQESRIKSVQPIRYQASQIRSALKEVERTCTEDPKSVSEAGSLVTTIENFEFLVGMIIWEDILSVINMVSKKLQSPIVCLDSTLKQIEGVISYFKKYRDTGLSASIETAKSIASSLDVEPTFPTKHKGKRKKQFDEQDDETEELQRSAIDDFNDDYFLVIVDYAIVLLTSRFDQLKEFEKIFGFLFNLENLKSLDHSDLRDCCTTFVNTFSHDNKSDVELDDLFSELKVLQVTLPDQLMSASEILHFVKDADCYPNASIAYRILLTIPVTVASAERSFSKLKLLKNCLRSTMLQERLNGLAMCSIEKNILDTIDLESVLEDFASRNVRRRFFKKH; encoded by the exons ACGTGCCAGGAGCCCAGCACGACGTTGTCGAGCGGCATCAGCGCCTCGGGAACGTCTGGCTCAGCCTCAAACACGTCCAGCCCCGTGCCGCCGAGGCGGCCCTCAGCAGCAAGCGCCGCGACGAGCTCGGACGTCCCTCCGGCGTGGCGGCGTGGCACTGGTACTGCAGTGCGGCGTCCCTCTTCACGGCAACG ATTTTAGATACACAAGCTGATGCCAATGAAGGTGCTACAGGGGAGGAAAATTTAGATGCGCAAGCTGATGCTAATGAAGGTGCTGCAGGGGAGGAAAATTTAGATGCGCAAGCTGATGCTAATGAGGACATTTTGGGATCAGGTGAAAATTTGCAGCCTTCGGATGATACAAAAAATTTATATATTAATGAACAATCAATGTTGACTATCTTTGATCCTAGGACATGGGAAAATCTTAACAATATCAAGAGAGATATCTTAATTGAGAGAGAGATGGATTTACAATTTCCTAGTGATCCTAGTAATAGGCGTTTTTCATATGCTTACTACTCCAGAAAGTTAACTAATGGAGAGGTTGTTGGCAAGAAGTGGCTAGTTTACAGTAAACATGTGGACAAG TGTGGAGCATCTGACAAACTGAATATATGGAATGATCTTCGGATTAGATTGAGCAAAAATAAAACAATTGAGGATGAAATGCAGCAGGAAATTGCAAAAGAGAAGGAGCGTTGGAGACAAGTTTTG TCTCTTGATTTGAACATTGATGATGTGAGAGGTCAAAGGTACGATAATGGTTCCAATATGAACGGAAAACATCAAGGTGTGCAG GAGAGTCGAATAAAGAGTGTGCAACCTATCAGGTATCAAGCTTCTCAAATAAGATCAGCTCTGAAGGAGGTGGAAAGAACTTGTACCGAGGACCCAAAATCGGTGAGTGAAGCTGGATCATTGGTAACCACTATtgagaattttgaatttttagttGGTATGATTATTTGGGAAGATATTTTATCTGTTATCAACATGGTGAGCAAAAAGTTGCAGTCTCCAATTGTGTGCTTGGATAGTACTTTGAAACAGATAGAAGGGGTCATATCATATTTTAAGAAGTACAGAGACACAGGCTTAAGTGCAAGTATTGAGACTGCAAAATCCATTGCATCTAGTTTGGATGTGGAGCCAACATTTCCTACAAAACATAAAGGTAAAAGAAAGAAGCAATTTGATGAACAAGATGATGAAACCGAAGAATTACAACGGTCAGCTATAGATGACTTCAATGATGACTACTTTCTAGTTATTGTTGATTATGCAATTGTTTTATTGACTAGTCGATTTGATCAGCTAAAGGAATTTGAGAAAATATTTGGTTTCTTATTCAATTTGGAAAATCTAAAGTCCTTGGATCATAGTGATCTACGAGACTGTTGCACAACTTTTGTGAATACTTTTTCTCATGACAACAAGTCTGATGTTGAGTTAGATGATTTGTTCTCTGAGTTGAAAGTGTTGCAAGTAACTTTGCCAGATCAGTTGATGTCAGCATCTGAGATTCTTCACTTTGTTAAAGATGCAGATTGCTATCCAAATGCCTCTATTGCATATCGGATTTTGTTAACTATTCCAGTGACAGTAGCATCAGCTGAAAGAAGCTTCTCCAAATTGAAGCTACTGAAAAATTGTTTGAGGTCAACTATGCTACAAGAAAGATTAAATGGCTTGGCTATGTGCAGCATTGAGAAGAATATTTTAGATACAATTGATCTTGAAAGTGTTCTTGAagattttgcatcaagaaatgTCCGAAGACGCTTTTTTAAAAAGCACTGA
- the LOC136529428 gene encoding E3 ubiquitin-protein ligase Os03g0188200-like — MMTLHPRPVAPTEDHCESCAFYCFVVSCVSLLLFIVLAAAVSVSRACAIAGAVVLLLGLVGGWLAATGNGAAGPAEQQQQRQAAAAPAVRLVVQQHRCACGLAEAAIAALPTFAYEPPAAKYGDGSDEEKPRGSCVLCAVCLEDVRAGEMVRQLPACRHLFHVDCVDAWLRAHRTCPLCRGQLSPGSVNTKAAAVAESPVDALPPV; from the coding sequence ATGATGACGCTGCACCCCAGGCCGGTGGCCCCTACCGAGGACCACTGCGAGAGCTGCGCCTTCTACTGCTTCGTGGTGTCCTGCGTCTCGCTGCTGCTCTTCATCGTGCTGGCCGCCGCGGTCAGCGTCTCCAGGGCCTGCGCCATCGCCGGCGCCGTCGTGCTCCTGCTCGGGCTCGTCGGCGGCTGGCTCGCAGCCACGGGGAACGGAGCCGCCGGTCCcgcggagcagcagcagcagcgccagGCTGCTGCCGCTCCGGCGGTGCGGCTGGTGGTGCAACAACACCGGTGCGCGTGCGGCCTAGCGGAGGCCGCGATCGCCGCGCTGCCGACGTTCGCCTACGAGCCGCCCGCGGCGAAGTATGGCGACGGGAGCGACGAGGAGAAGCCGCGCGGCAGCTGCGTGCTGTGCGCGGTTTGCCTGGAGGACGTGCGTGCCGGCGAGATGGTGCGGCAGCTGCCGGCGTGCCGCCACCTGTTCCACGTCGACTGCGTCGACGCCTGGTTGCGCGCTCACCGGACGTGCCCGCTCTGCCGCGGCCAGCTCTCCCCGGGGAGCGTCAACACCAAGGCGGCAGCCGTCGCGGAGTCACCGGTCGATGCATTGCCGCCGGTGTGA